One stretch of Daphnia pulicaria isolate SC F1-1A chromosome 8, SC_F0-13Bv2, whole genome shotgun sequence DNA includes these proteins:
- the LOC124311431 gene encoding uncharacterized protein LOC124311431, translating into MLPHPTTPMLSVTPRLPLITPPKRSNTTPKWYYSAPIYTTITEAAKCYAVQTYTTQKLLFRATLNRNTTLMLQFTTPRPTLHRSPQVLHRRSRLLQNKVCSLVYYTEAPKYYITKAPESNCSAPSVTNCIPHRVTNSQSWSTMASCSCCIVDGWVNRWCSDVSLVWRKPNCNAATFLHNLRNDQFLHQGLQVLHH; encoded by the exons ATGCTGCCccatcctactacaccgatgctAA GTGTTACACCGAGGCTTCCGCTGATTACTCCACCAAAACggtcgaatactacaccgaagtggtactactctgccccgatctacacaaccataactgaggcggccaagtgTTACGCAGTCCAGACTTATACTACACAGAAGCTACTCTTTCGTGCTACGTTGAACagaaatactacactgatgctccaGTTCACTACACCACGACCTACGCTACACCGCAGCCCTCAAGTACTACATCGAAGAAGCCGCCTATTACAAAACAAAGTATGCTCcctagtttactacaccgaggctcccaagtactacatcaCTAAGGCACCGGAAT CGAACTGCAGTGCCCCATctgtcaccaactgcattcCTCATCGTGTAACCaattcgcaatcatgg tcaactatggcgtcgtgctcctgttgtatcgttgatggctgggtcaaCCGCTGGTGTAGCGATGTCTCCTTGGTGTGGCGGAAACCAAACTGCAACGCCGCCACCTTCCTACACAacttacgcaacgaccagtttCTGCACCAAGGTCTTCAAGTGCTACACCACTAA
- the LOC124311176 gene encoding probable proline--tRNA ligase, mitochondrial, with translation MFPISRNCRLITKKVYRNPNGVVFDFKCVSTVSSLFQPTCLPPKDATIKKDEPTSKSQKLLNEMGIVRQNSPGLFTLTPLGVRSLEKLVKIVDDELKNVGCQKLQLPILTAGNLWKMTGRWESTGLELLTIKDRHARDYVLSPTHEEAITDFVASLPQLTHKQLPLKLYQITSKFRDEIKPRFGLLRGREFTMKDLYTFDKTVEAAHETYDLICTAYNRIFQRLNVPFVKVVGSTGNIGGLSSHEYHFPSSIGEDDLKICSTCNSGSNAEISTTDVCSKCGSPVKQTKGIEVAHTFLLGTKYSQILNALFSAEDGSRSVCQMGCYGIGISRILAASVEVLGTDSEIRWPKLIAPYSICVVAPKGGSKEESAIQLAHFVANQIDQIQPFMQDVILDDRMTTTVGKKLMEAKRVGYPYIIVVGKKSSQPVPLVELHDLNQNTQNVYTVAELFDYLKQTVKN, from the exons ATGTTTCCAATAAGCCGAAATTGTCGGCTGATTACAAAAAAGGTTTATCGAAATCCGAATGGTGTggtatttgattttaaatgcgTTTCGACTGTCTCCTCACTTTTTCAACCAACATGCTTGCCTCCAAAAGATgccacaataaaaaaagatgaaccAACTTCAAAAAGTCAGAAG TTATTGAATGAAATGGGAATTGTACGACAAAACTCCCCTGGATTGTTCACTTTAACTCCCCTTGGAGTGAGGTCTTTAGAAAAATTAGTCAAGATTGTTGATGACGAGTTGAAAAATGTGGGTTGTCAAAAACTTCAGCTTCCCATTTTAACAGCTGGAAACCTTTGGAAAATGACAG GAAGATGGGAGTCCACTGGTTTGGAGTTGTTAACAATAAAGGACAGGCATGCAAGAGACTATGTTCTCAGTCCT ACCCATGAGGAAGCCATCACAGATTTTGTTGCTTCCTTGCCTCAACTAACCCATAAGCAATTGCCGCTGAAACTCTACCAGATTACCAGTAAATTTAGAGATGAAATCAAACCGCGCTTTGGATTGCTGCGAGGCAGAGAGTTTACGATGAAAGATCTATACACTTTCGATAAGACCGTCGAAGCAGCCCACGAAACCTACGATCTCATTTGTACAGCTTACAACCGTATCTTTCAACGTCTAAATGTTCCTTTTGTCAAAG TTGTTGGATCCACCGGAAATATTGGCGGTTTGTCCTCCCATGAATACCATTTCCCTTCTTCTATTGGCGAAGATGATCTGAAAATTTGCTCCACTTGCAATTCCGGATCTAATGCGGAAATATCAACCACCGATGTTTGTAGTAAATGCGGGAGCCCTGTGAAACAAACTAAAGGAATTGAG GTTGCTCACACTTTTCTGCTAGGTACCAAATATTCCCAAATACTGAACGCACTTTTCAGCGCTGAAGATGGTTCTCGCTCAGTATGCCAAATGGGTTGTTACGGAATTGGAATCAGTCGCATCTTAGCAGCATCTGTTGAAGTGCTTGGAACGGACAGTGAAATTAGGTGGCCAAAACTAATTGCTCCATATAGTATTTGTGTTGTTGCACCCAAG GGAGGAAGTAAAGAAGAATCCGCAATTCAACTGGCCCATTTTGTGGCTAATCAAATTGACCAAATTCAGCCTTTTATGCAAGATGTAATCCTCGACGACAGAATGACCACTACTGTAGGCAAAAAATTAATGGAAGCTAAACGAGTCGGATATCCATATATTATAGTAGTAGGGAAGAAGTCCTCGCAGCCAGTGCCATTGGTCGAATTACATGATTTGAACCAAAACACTCAAAATGTATATACTGTTGCAGAACTGTTTGATTACCTGAAACAAACtgttaaaaactaa
- the LOC124310925 gene encoding dual specificity testis-specific protein kinase 1-like: protein MSVIFDRPTSSDLPSITPMGLLQPHPTTTSRSISEPSELEQFAFLRRRPLPAQAEPSFFDFEERGSLDHSELNGPSSPRNKPPWSSAVSSPRRARPVSSCQALRHAVSNLNRLDDFYCEKIGAGFFSEVFKVTHRTTNEVMVLKMNLLASNRKNMLHEVQLMNRLSHPNILRFIGVCVHGGQLHALTEYIKGGSLEQLILSDEEIPWSLRMKIACDTAKGMRYFHSKGLFHRDLTSKNVLIQRDDETDDLTAVVGDFGLATKIPDARYSYRLPTVGSPYWMSPECLKGKWYDERSDVFSFGIVLCELIARIEADPDILPRTENFGLDYIAFSELCPDCPPDFLQLAFSCCHMDPNSRPTFEELVPQLEQMIRQHNSGRSVDAPTSDVAASDADIQSGFLSSGSDVTNGCHSPEEPKEAQPSSKFDHDVYLVPGSSPSEKARCHYLQGRAAKEKPSKGDSDETGKVDESSQQSNVASLLLTPKHVGEAMSAGDPYYRPNCKAQNPFATLKRFKNGRKILDTARGGLFSSCCELAWPLRLSGKGGNNSEQTDEADKRNRQQNLCRTASRSLPSSPASPRRHPGVSSLVTSPATPTERQETPKSASAENHRHSDEASPPSPVSVPAETAGSRRKDHLAVRSYRGKSQDDSVLGKLRYSPLMPLKRRGSSESGFFSVGDVERMSSSDLSPEFTLSLDDGSFASRSRIGSCSISDPEDLDSLSLRFNRSFSSWTVFNRSSSVYTDSSEDLTSLGGEGSEDRNSSLVRRLEYGEKDIGKIVDYFECYIRGGGVTSESKDKACMGRGVQCTTNSGLKARIRQFQNLRHEEKLGRDKLLASQLTERLTEAAGLEKQSAVTAAPSSTIAKKHVPHRLKVCEGAVQSKLSLFDKKVNQN from the exons ATGTCCGTCATATTCGACCGTCCGACTAGCAGCGATCTTCCGTCCATCACACCGATGGGACTTTTACAGCCACATCCGACAACGACAAGTCGGTCCATCTCTGAGCCGAGCGAGCTGGAGCAATTCGCTTTTCTCCGACGACGTCCTTTACCCGCTCAAGCCGAACCGTCATTCTTCG ATTTCGAAGAACGTGGTTCGCTGGATCATTCGGAGCTGAACGGGCCGTCGTCGCCTCGTAATAAGCCTCCGTGGAGCAGCGCCGTCAGCAGCCCTCGCCGTGCCCGACCCGTGTCATCTTGCCAGGCTTTACGTCACGCCGTCTCCAACCTCAACCGTCTCGATGATTTCTACTGTGAAAAAATCGGCGCCGGATTCTTTTCGGAAGTGTTCAAG GTGACTCACCGGACCACGAACGAGGTGATGGTTCTGAAGATGAATCTACTGGCTTCCAACCGGAAGAACATGCTCCACGAAGTTCAGCTGATGAATCGACTCTCCCACCCAAACATTCTCAG attcATTGGAGTCTGCGTTCACGGTGGCCAGCTTCACGCTCTGACCGAG TACATCAAGGGCGGTAGCCTGGAACAGCTGATTCTGAGCGACGAGGAGATACCGTGGAGTTTGCGGATGAAAATCGCCTGCGACACCGCCAAGGGAATGAGATACTTTCACTCTAAAGGTCTCTTTCATCGAGACTTAACCTCCAAG AATGTTCTCATTCAACGAGACGACGAGACAGACGATCTAACGGCCGTGGTTGGCGACTTTGGACTAGCCACAAAAATTCCCGACGCCAG GTATAGTTACCGTTTGCCAACGGTCGGAAGCCCTTACTGGATGTCTCCGGAATGTCTGAAAGGCAAATGGTACGACGAGCGCAGTGACGTCTTTAGCTTCGGCATCGTCCTGTGCGAACTGATTGCCCGCATTGAGGCCGATCCGGATATCCTTCCGCGGACCGAGAATTTCGGTTTGGATTACATTGCCTTCAGCGAACTGTGCCCCGATTGTCCACCCGATTTCCTTCAACTCGCGTTCTCCTGTTGCCAT atGGACCCGAATAGCCGGCCAACTTTCGAAGAATTGGTGCCTCAGTTGGAACAAATGATTCGGCAGCACAATAGCGGCCGAAGTGTCGACGCACCGACTTCAGACGTGGCGGCCAGCGACGCTGATATCCAGTCAGGTTTTCTTTCCAGTGGCTCGGATGTCACCAATGGCTGTCACTCACCCGAAGAGCCGAAAGAGGCCCAGCCAAGCAGCAAATTTGACCATGATGTCTACCTCGTCCCGGGCAGTTCGCCCAGCGAGAAAGCTCGATGCCACTACCTTCAAGGACGTGCTGCCAAGGAGAAGCCGTCCAA GGGGGATTCGGACGAGACTGGCAAGGTCGACGAATCGTCTCAGCAGAGCAACGTCGCTAGTCTTTTGTTGACTCCGAAACATGTCGGCGAAGCCATGTCTGCCGGCGATCCGTATTATCGACCCAACTGCAAGGCTCAAAATCCCTTTGCCACTCTGAAGCGATTCAAG AACGGACGGAAAATTCTGGATACCGCGCGTGGGGGACTTTTCTCCAGCTGTTGTGAACTAGCTTGGCCGTTACGACTCAGCGGGAAAGGTGGCAACAACAGCGAACAGACGGATGAGGCTGACAAGAGAAACCGCCAACAGAATCTTTGTCGCACTGCCTCTCGTTCGTTGCCCAGCTCTCCAGCGTCGCCCCGACGACACCCAGGGGTTTCCAGTCTCGTCACGAGCCCGGCAACTCCCACGGAAAGACAAGAAACGCCaaag TCCGCTTCTGCTGAAAATCACCGTCATTCCGATGAGGCCTCTCCGCCGTCGCCCGTCTCTGTGCCAGCCGAGACTGCTGGCTCACGGAGGAAGGATCACCTAGCCGTGCGAAGCTATCGAGGGAAAAGCCAGGACGATTCCGTGCTGGGCAAGCTGCGATACTCCCCGTTGATGCCTTTGAAACGACGTGGATCATCTGAATCCGGGTTTTTTAG TGTCGGGGACGTGGAGCGGATGAGCAGCAGCGATTTGTCGCCGGAATTTACCCTATCGTTGGATGACGGCTCGTTCGCTTCGCGTTCGAGGATCGGCAGTTGTTCCATAAGCGACCCCGAGGATTTGGACAGTCTCTCTCTGCGCTTCAACCGATCGTTTTCATCGTGGACGGTCTTCAACCGATCCTCTTCCGTTTACACTGACAGTTCTGAAGACCTGACGAGTCTCGGAGGGGAAGGCAGCGAAGATCGAAATTCTTCACTGGTACGTCGTCTGGAATACGGAGAGAAAGACATTGGCAAGATCGTCGACTACTTCGAGTGCTACATCAGAGGAGGCGGAGTGACGTCTGAATCGAAAGATAAGGCCTGTATGGGGCGTGGAGTGCAATGCACGACGAATTCCGGGCTGAAAGCTCGCATTCGacagttccaaaacttgcgtCATGAAGAGAAACTGGGTCGGGATAAGCTGTTGGCGTCGCAGTTGACAGAGAGATTAACCGAAGCGGCCGGCCTGGAGAAGCAGTCGGCAGTCACCGCAGCTCCAAGTTCAACGATAGCTAAAAAGCACGTTCCCCACCGACTCAAAGTCTGTGAGGGAGCCGTCCAGTCCAAGTTGTCCCTCTTCGACAAGAAAGTCAATCAGAACTAA
- the LOC124311015 gene encoding protein VAC14 homolog — protein sequence MSEKDYAPLSAACVRALSDKLYEKRKAAALEIEKMTKEFSTVNNTIQIKKLLRVLSQEFAVSQNPHTRKGGLIGLAAMAIALGKDTNLYMEELVRPILACFLDTDSRVRYYACESLYNVAKVGRGALLPQFNEVFDVLAKLVADPDQNVKSGAELLDRLLKDIVTESACFDVTAFMPLLRERIYTRNTFTRQFLISWLSVLHSVPHLDLLTFLPDILDGLFTILEDPTMEIKKMCESLLGEFLRSIIENPKHVDFPSMINILIHHSQSSDELSRYTAVTWISEFAILSGPAILPYTSGILTAILPCMAYDDDSKKDLRETTRIVNSNLMRLVDSDSEKNMELGSVVLVLDQHLTHNSVHTKVAVLKWIEHLLSHLPNSILPHTEKLFPVLLNNLSDPADQVVILTVQALAHIANAKANDAKGDSYFLKFMKSLLALFSSDNGMQEERWAFIIRQLCVLLSAEDIYRTFAEILIEEKNCRFASVMVETLSTLLLTSSELFPLRRKLKDLSTEESCNLFEMLYKCWCHNPVATVALCLLTQNYLQASNLIRHFGNLEVTVDFLTEIDQLVQLIESPIFAYLRIELLEPEKNGPIVHTLYGLLMLLPQSEAFHTLRRRLECVAHLRPLADDRNVRQSEDKRPHAKAIDFQKLTDHFVRIQEKHCQYELETRIAGMSNHK from the exons ATGTCTGAAAAAGATTACGCTCCGTTAAGTGCTGCGTGTGTTAGAGCTCTCAGCGATAAGCTGTACGAGAAGCGCAAAGCAGCGGCCttggaaattgaaaa GATGACGAAGGAGTTTTCAACAGTGAACAATACAATACAAATTAAGAAACTCTTGCGTGTTCTAAGCCAAGAATTTGCTGTATCTCAAAATCCTCATACCAGAAAAGGTGGTTTGATAGGGCTTGCTGCAATGGCAATTGCTCTTGGCAAG GATACCAATCTTTACATGGAAGAGCTTGTGAGGCCAATTCTTGCCTGCTTCTTGGACACTGACTCTAGAGTGCGATATTATGCTTGTGAATCTTTATACAATGTTGCCAAAGTTGGAAGAGGTGCATTGCTTCCACAGTTTAATGAAGTATTTGATGTGTTAGCAAAGCTAGTGGCAGACCCAGATCAGAATGTCAAAAGTGGAGCTGAACTTCTGGATAGACTTTTGAAG GATATTGTGACAGAGTCTGCTTGTTTCGATGTAACTGCATTCATGCCTCTACTCCGTGAACGAATTTACACGAGAAACACATTCACAAGACAATTCCTTATATCTTGGTTGTCTGTCTTGCACTCTGTGCCTCATTTAGACCTTCTTACTTTTTTGCCTGATATCCTCGATGGATTGTTCACCATCTTGGAAGATCCAACCATGGAAATTAAGAAGATGTGTGAAAGCCTACTTGGAGAGTTTTTAAGGAGTATCATTGAGAACCCTAAGCATGTAGATTTCCCTTCGATGATCAACATTCTTATTCATCATAGTCAGTCATCCGACGAACTTTCAAGA TACACAGCTGTGACGTGGATTAGCGAATTCGCCATTTTGTCTGGTCCGGCCATTCTTCCGTATACTTCTGGTATATTAACAGCTATTTTACCTTGCATGGCTTACGATGACGACAGCAAAAAAG atttacgCGAAACAACTCGAATTGTGAATTCAAACTTAATGCGATTGGTTGATAGTGATagtgagaagaatatggaattGGGCTCTGTGGTTCTAGTCTTGGATCAGCATCTTACTCATAATTCTGTCCACACTAAAGTAGCAGTTCTAAAATGGATTGAGCATTTACTTAGCCATTTACCTAACTCG ATTCTGCCCCATACCGAAAAACTATTTCCAGTTTTGTTGAATAATCTGTCAGATCCTGCTGACCAAGTTGTAATCTTAACAGTTCAAGCATTGGCTCATATTGCAA ATGCGAAAGCAAACGATGCCAAGGGTGACTCTTATTTTCTCAAATTTATGAAAAGCTTATTAGCTTTGTTTAGTAGCGACAATGGTATGCAAGAGGAACGTTGGGCTTTTATTATCAG gcAATTGTGTGTCTTGTTGAGCGCTGAAGATATTTATCGCACTTTTGCTGAAATAttgatagaagaaaaaaattgccgATTTGCTTCAGtg ATGGTTGAAACCTTAAGCACGCTACTGCTGACGTCTTCTGAATTGTTCCCTCTTCGTCGAAAGTTGAAAGATCTTAGCACAGAA GAAAGCTGTAATCTGTTTGAAATGCTCTATAAGTGCTGGTGCCATAATCCAGTTGCTACAGTTGCTTTATGTCTCTTGACTCAAAATTATCTTCAGGCATCGAATCTCATTCGGCATTT CGGCAATCTTGAAGTCACCGTTGATTTTTTGACGGAAATTGATCAATTGGTTCAACTTATCGAATCACCGATCTTTGCAT ATCTTCGCATTGAACTCTTGGAACCAGAGAAAAACGGCCCTATAGTTCATACATTATATGGTTTGTTGATGCTTCTTCCACAAAGTGAAGCATTCCATACACTGAGACGGAGATTAGAGTGCGTTGCACATTTACGCCCCTTAGCGGATGATAG AAACGTCAGGCAATCGGAAGACAAGCGGCCTCATGCCAAGGCTATCGACTTTCAGAAGTTGACCGATCATTTTGTGCGCATTCAAGAGAAGCACTGCCAGTACGAGCTCGAAACCAGAATAGCTGGCATGTCAAATcataaatga